The genomic stretch TTTTGAAGTTTACTTACAAGAAAGTTTGGTAATAATGTATCTAAATCATTTGCTAATAAAATATCTTTTTTATGAAATAATAAGTAAATAAATAATCGAAGATTAAATTCGGCAAAAAATAGGAAGCCGTTATTAAAAAGCAGTTTAAATCTTTTGGTTGTATAATTTCTAGAAATATTTTTACTGTTTTTTAGTTTTCGACCAATTAATATTACTTCGTAATTATTGTTCGTTAACGTTTTACAAACCTTAGCAACTCTTTGGTCTGTAGATAAATCATTAGTAACAGAGATAAATACTCTTTTCAAAATTATTATAATTTCTTGCAAGATAAATTAAAAACAAATCAATTTAAATAATCAATTTACATTTTTACTTATAATATTGATTAACTGTAATTTGTTGTGAAAAGAATAAAATTTACATCTAAAAATTCATAAATTTTTAAGATAAATATATTTGAATTGTTAAAATAATAATTATATTTGAGATAATTGCTCATGATATTATAAGAAAAAGTGTTTTTATTAAAATAAAATTTAACCCCTAAAACACCCAATTTAATGTCAAAATGCCCCTCATGTAATTCTAATTACAGTAAAAGATCTACTAGAAACTTTTTTCAAAGGATTATACCAAAGTCAAAAGTTTTAAATGTTTTCATTGCAAAACAAAAGTTCTAAGAATACCTTATTTGTTTTCTGAATTTATTATTAAAAAAGGAAAGCAATTAGAAAGAGGTTTTCAAGTTACTAATTAAATAAGCATGTTTTTTATAGTTAATTTTTAAAAGACAATTATGAGTAAATGTCCTTCATGCAATTCAGGTTTTAGAAAAAGAATAACAAGAAATTCTTATTTGCGTTTATTTTTTAAAGCAAAAATTTATAAGTGTCATGAATGTAAAGTTAAATATATAAGAATTCCGTTTATTACAACATCGATAATTATTAAAAAAGGAAATAAGAAAAAATAATTATTTGCTAAACATGTTAAATTAAAAAAACCTCTAATTAAGTTAATTAGAGGTTTTTTTAATTTTGTGGAGACGCTGATACCCGAATCTTAATTTGTTTTGAATTTCATTATATCTCTTTGTTTTATTAAGACATTCAAAAAACGATTATTAATATAACCAAAGTATATGCTTAAACATACCCTTTGGTTTTTGATAAATTGTTAGTATTTGTTAATGACTTAGTAGTTTAATTGTTTTCTGACCTTTATCTGTTTTAATTTGAGCAATCCATAAACCTTTTTTTAGACAAAAATCAGTTATTGTTGCCGTGTTTATACTTTTAACTAAAGAGCCCGTTACATTGTAAATTTTAATTTGTGTACGACTAGCTACATCTGTAACATAAATTCTGTTATTATTTGCTCTCAATTTAGTTTTAACTAAATTTTCAACAGGGTTTACACTTAGAGTAGAAGCTCCAGAACCAGAAACTTCAATTTTGTATAAACTAAACGAATTTGAAGAGTATATTGAAATATTTTCGCCAGTACCATTGTAATCAGCTGTTATAGTGTAAGGATCTGTGTCAGAAACCTTAGTAACTGAATTTAAAACGCTTGTTTCATCAGAAATAAATAAAGATCGCTCAGAAGAACCTCCTGAACGATACCAGATTTTTATAGATACTGGACCTGAAAGAGGAAAATACATATAACTATGTGTTGGATTTAGGTTGTTATCATCAGGATTAGAACCTCCTTCTGTTTTAAAACGATTAATTGAAGTGTATTCGTTTTCTGTACCTGCATCCCATGTTTTTCCACCAGCGTTTTCTATTTTACCATATTTGTCTCCAGAGCTGTCACCCACTAGAAATAAGGCGTCCTTTTTTACAGTTGCTCCTTCAGGAGCATTAAAATCTGCTAGAGGCCACATAGCAATTTGTGCTGCGCTAGTATAACTGGCATCGCCTCCAAAATCCCAAATTTTTGTTTGTGCATTTTGAGTTAAACAAAATGTAACCAGAAATAGTGTTAGATAAAGTAGTTTTTTTTCATGATTAAAAGTTTTATAGCTAATCAATATAATCGATTACAATATTAGTTATTTTTTTTGACTTTCATCGGGAAATATTTTGTTAAACCTCAGGTAATCATTGGTGTAAAGTTTTGCTGTGCGATTTTTCTTAAATTAAATTATAATTATTTTAAAAAATTATGAAATGGTTTAATTTTTTCTTTTAATTCTTTTATAGCAAGTTTTGTAACTTCTGTAGCCCCTAAAATAGA from Polaribacter marinaquae encodes the following:
- a CDS encoding T9SS type A sorting domain-containing protein yields the protein MISYKTFNHEKKLLYLTLFLVTFCLTQNAQTKIWDFGGDASYTSAAQIAMWPLADFNAPEGATVKKDALFLVGDSSGDKYGKIENAGGKTWDAGTENEYTSINRFKTEGGSNPDDNNLNPTHSYMYFPLSGPVSIKIWYRSGGSSERSLFISDETSVLNSVTKVSDTDPYTITADYNGTGENISIYSSNSFSLYKIEVSGSGASTLSVNPVENLVKTKLRANNNRIYVTDVASRTQIKIYNVTGSLVKSINTATITDFCLKKGLWIAQIKTDKGQKTIKLLSH